In Armatimonadota bacterium, the following proteins share a genomic window:
- a CDS encoding beta-mannosidase, giving the protein MQLSLNGVWNLFYFEPGQGMQQGAHREDFNERDAISVDVPGDVHTALVRAGILPDPYYDENPEACGWVEDYEWWYRTRFTVPADMQGERFDLVFEGLDTLADVYLNGEKVGSAQNMFTPYRFDVTEHLRRGEENTLAICFHSVVLEAEKKDVSRYWAAFYKPRVWVRKAQMNWGWDWGPRFVTVGVWRPVRLEAHSVARIAHLFAYTIRLSENGAEVRLSAEIERIGEDGRPLVVNFFVRDHGQDWRVSAPVNDGKAETTLWMESPQLWWTHDLGAPHLYTVEAELLDGSKMVHSSSVRFGVCTIEVDQSPGIEPDTTNFTFVLNGVKLFAKGADWIPADNLIGAIPAERYRKLVQMARDANMNMLRVWGGGIYESPEFYGACDEMGVLVWQDFMFSCAAYPDDDEEFVNEVRREAEIVVKQLRNHPCIALWCGNNENQWIDSMIHWNEPDFPFFGRRIYDEVLPQVCAQHDPSRLYWQGSPWGGDDANSDKAGDKHNWQVWAGMIYPRTSREEPRSNPTPEGVSYRHYAHDRGRFISEFGMHGAPALRTLQRNIPPEQFFYDSEGFLYRIKDPDTSRKEHMFEAHVWQPKDIQEFVLLSQFVQAEGLKFGIEHYRRRKFECSGALFWQLNDCWPGISWSVIDYYLNPKGSYHYVTRAFAPLLYTFRQEEDGSVTLWGVNDRNEPLSSELRIRRMRLDGTVLSDEEHRVYVPANSSQQLLQLAPATDPTTEFLVVQVKRGHSAPDNVHFFAEWKHLKMPKATVQAVFTLKGQEGCEWECELRADAFAHFVHLVFPQDAVQVSDNYLFLLPGEPRTVEFTCPEPCDPRQIQISGFNVSKVETEVRG; this is encoded by the coding sequence ATGCAGTTATCTCTCAACGGTGTCTGGAATCTTTTCTACTTTGAGCCCGGGCAGGGTATGCAGCAAGGGGCGCATCGCGAAGACTTCAATGAGCGTGATGCCATTTCGGTGGACGTGCCTGGGGATGTTCATACTGCACTAGTTCGCGCGGGTATCTTGCCCGACCCCTATTACGATGAGAACCCCGAAGCCTGCGGCTGGGTGGAGGACTACGAGTGGTGGTATCGAACCCGCTTCACCGTGCCTGCCGATATGCAGGGCGAGCGGTTTGACCTCGTTTTTGAGGGACTGGACACCCTCGCCGATGTCTATCTGAACGGCGAGAAAGTAGGCTCCGCGCAAAACATGTTTACGCCTTATCGCTTCGATGTCACCGAACACCTGCGTCGCGGTGAGGAGAATACGCTGGCAATATGCTTCCACTCGGTGGTGCTGGAGGCGGAGAAGAAGGATGTCTCGCGCTACTGGGCGGCGTTTTACAAGCCGCGCGTGTGGGTGCGCAAAGCGCAGATGAACTGGGGCTGGGATTGGGGACCCCGCTTCGTCACCGTCGGCGTGTGGCGACCGGTTCGGCTGGAGGCGCACTCGGTAGCGCGAATCGCCCATCTCTTCGCGTACACCATTCGTCTTAGCGAAAACGGCGCGGAGGTGCGTCTGAGCGCAGAGATAGAACGCATCGGTGAAGATGGTCGTCCGCTGGTGGTCAACTTTTTCGTGCGCGACCATGGGCAGGATTGGCGCGTGAGCGCGCCGGTGAACGACGGCAAGGCGGAAACCACGTTGTGGATGGAATCGCCCCAGCTGTGGTGGACACACGATTTGGGCGCACCACATCTTTACACCGTAGAAGCAGAGCTGTTGGACGGTTCGAAGATGGTGCACTCCAGCTCTGTACGCTTTGGCGTGTGCACGATTGAGGTAGACCAGTCGCCCGGGATAGAACCAGACACCACAAACTTCACCTTCGTGCTGAACGGTGTGAAGCTCTTTGCGAAGGGGGCGGACTGGATACCCGCCGACAACCTGATAGGCGCCATCCCCGCCGAACGCTACCGCAAGCTGGTGCAGATGGCGCGCGACGCCAACATGAACATGTTGCGTGTGTGGGGAGGGGGCATCTACGAGTCGCCGGAGTTCTACGGCGCCTGTGACGAAATGGGCGTTCTGGTGTGGCAGGACTTCATGTTCAGCTGCGCCGCCTATCCCGATGACGATGAGGAGTTCGTCAACGAAGTGCGACGCGAGGCGGAAATTGTTGTTAAGCAGCTGCGCAACCATCCCTGCATCGCCCTGTGGTGCGGCAACAATGAGAACCAGTGGATTGACAGCATGATTCACTGGAACGAGCCCGATTTTCCCTTCTTCGGCAGGCGTATCTATGACGAGGTGCTTCCACAGGTGTGTGCTCAGCACGACCCTTCGCGCCTGTACTGGCAGGGTAGCCCCTGGGGCGGCGACGATGCTAACAGCGACAAGGCGGGCGATAAGCATAACTGGCAGGTGTGGGCAGGTATGATTTACCCGCGAACCAGTCGCGAGGAACCTCGTTCGAACCCCACGCCGGAGGGCGTTTCCTACCGCCATTACGCGCACGACAGGGGGCGGTTTATCAGCGAGTTCGGGATGCACGGCGCGCCTGCCCTGCGCACCCTGCAACGCAACATTCCGCCTGAACAGTTCTTCTATGACAGTGAAGGCTTCCTGTACCGCATCAAGGACCCCGATACCTCGCGCAAGGAGCACATGTTTGAGGCGCACGTCTGGCAGCCGAAGGATATTCAGGAGTTCGTCCTGCTGTCGCAGTTTGTGCAGGCGGAGGGATTAAAGTTCGGCATCGAGCATTACCGCAGGCGCAAGTTCGAGTGCAGTGGTGCGCTCTTCTGGCAGCTGAACGACTGCTGGCCCGGCATCTCGTGGAGCGTGATAGACTACTATCTGAACCCGAAGGGCTCCTATCACTACGTGACCCGAGCCTTCGCACCGTTGTTGTATACCTTCCGGCAGGAGGAGGATGGCTCGGTAACGCTGTGGGGTGTGAACGACCGCAATGAACCATTATCCAGTGAACTGCGCATTCGCCGAATGCGACTGGATGGCACAGTGCTCTCGGATGAGGAGCATCGAGTGTATGTGCCAGCCAACAGCAGTCAGCAGCTGTTACAACTGGCACCCGCGACAGACCCCACCACCGAGTTTCTGGTGGTGCAGGTGAAGCGCGGTCACTCCGCCCCCGACAACGTGCACTTCTTCGCCGAGTGGAAGCACCTGAAGATGCCGAAAGCAACGGTGCAGGCAGTGTTCACGCTCAAGGGGCAGGAAGGGTGCGAGTGGGAGTGTGAACTGCGCGCCGATGCTTTCGCACATTTTGTGCACCTGGTGTTTCCACAGGACGCTGTGCAGGTGAGCGATAACTACCTGTTCTTGCTGCCCGGCGAGCCGCGCACGGTAGAGTTCACCTGCCCCGAACCCTGTGACCCCCGACAGATACAGATATCGGGCTTCAACGTGAGCAAGGTGGAAACGGAGGTGAGGGGATAG
- a CDS encoding AGE family epimerase/isomerase: MMGELRLPSAEEIQAHVLHNLQFWAEHAVDREHGGFWTHLNRDGTRYGDGQKFLVMQARMTYAFAIAALWSGDSAWRELVEHGVRFLQEKMRDAKCGGWFWTVSREGDLTNGSKMAYGHAFGVYALAYAGHALDDDALLHDAEDGLHWMQEHLWDTDRGGYVQSLTRCLFPLDNTKRLDTQLHSMEAASAVAAFCGSPFARHHLHELAQTIATRTLHPNGQCAREWFLNDWSENFDATGGNVSIGHNLEAAWFLRVAGLQLNTDLFTPVADTLLRFCLQHGWDEPRQAFIQNTTPDGEPTNRHLIYWTQGEAMGALSLWWRLTGKNEFCERLAQVCHTVLTRFYDADYGEYFETLDESCQPTHTHKGSAWKAAYHLTQAWWHVAGNLYGQEARKVL; the protein is encoded by the coding sequence ATGATGGGTGAGCTGAGGCTGCCTTCTGCAGAAGAGATACAAGCGCACGTGCTGCATAACCTGCAGTTCTGGGCAGAACATGCGGTAGACCGCGAACACGGAGGCTTCTGGACGCATCTCAACCGCGACGGCACCCGCTATGGCGACGGACAGAAGTTCCTGGTGATGCAGGCGCGAATGACCTACGCCTTCGCCATCGCTGCTCTGTGGAGCGGTGATAGCGCGTGGAGAGAGCTGGTAGAACACGGCGTGCGCTTCCTGCAGGAGAAGATGCGTGATGCTAAGTGTGGCGGCTGGTTCTGGACGGTGTCCCGCGAAGGCGATCTGACCAACGGCAGCAAGATGGCGTACGGTCACGCCTTTGGGGTGTACGCCCTCGCCTACGCCGGACATGCCCTTGATGACGATGCGCTGCTACACGACGCCGAAGACGGCCTGCACTGGATGCAGGAGCACCTGTGGGATACGGACAGAGGCGGTTACGTGCAATCGCTCACACGCTGTCTGTTTCCGCTCGACAACACCAAAAGGCTGGACACCCAGCTGCACAGCATGGAGGCAGCATCGGCAGTGGCGGCGTTTTGTGGGTCTCCCTTCGCCCGTCATCACCTGCACGAGCTGGCACAAACCATCGCCACCCGAACTCTGCATCCCAACGGCCAGTGCGCCCGCGAGTGGTTCCTGAACGACTGGAGCGAGAACTTCGACGCCACCGGAGGCAACGTCAGCATCGGACACAATCTGGAGGCGGCATGGTTCCTGCGCGTCGCAGGGCTACAGCTGAATACCGACTTGTTCACTCCCGTTGCTGATACCCTGCTTCGCTTCTGCCTGCAGCACGGTTGGGATGAACCGCGCCAAGCCTTCATCCAGAACACTACGCCCGACGGTGAACCCACGAACCGACACCTCATCTACTGGACACAGGGCGAGGCGATGGGCGCGTTATCCCTGTGGTGGCGATTGACAGGCAAAAACGAGTTCTGTGAGCGTCTGGCGCAGGTGTGTCACACCGTGCTCACCCGCTTCTATGATGCTGACTACGGCGAATACTTCGAAACGCTGGACGAATCCTGCCAGCCCACGCACACACACAAAGGGAGCGCGTGGAAGGCGGCATACCACCTGACGCAAGCATGGTGGCATGTTGCAGGGAACCTGTACGGGCAGGAAGCGAGGAAGGTACTATAA
- a CDS encoding nicotinate phosphoribosyltransferase: MSIFDGKRIPADKLQLDWEGIRRGEYSDRYFWNGMTILTQLAREGYRFRGHSTLLEAQGITEYHHLLTGDTVVEMQWFPRRKPLTVVAGVDVAIAILQRCSGEWEGDAFIPAGDQLEILAVQDGDLAPYAGNPMEITPVLKVRGRYRHFAILETPTLGVLTRASRIATNTYYLMQAARGKPVLFFPARFDLPATQAIDGYAYYIGVQRYNYDFGASTLPFVSTPAQASLWGGQAGGTIAHAMIACFLGDTTELMLQFARILPPSVPRIALVDFHNDCVTTSLQVARAFFERYRQAAESGDREEAQRYKLFGVRPDTGGELRDRSLQHLPDEPTLYGVSPALIRALRDALDSAWKDWSLSGEWRERAAEYCRQIKIVATGGFNVQRIRQFEEKGVPVDIYGVGSSFFSNSSVEGTVTDFTADVVRVKIDERWVHMAKEGRRACDNPNLRRVEQR; the protein is encoded by the coding sequence ATGAGCATCTTCGACGGTAAGCGGATACCTGCAGACAAACTGCAACTGGATTGGGAGGGCATCCGGCGCGGCGAGTACAGCGATCGCTACTTCTGGAACGGCATGACCATCCTCACACAGCTGGCGCGGGAAGGCTATCGGTTTCGCGGACACTCTACCCTACTGGAGGCACAGGGCATTACCGAGTATCACCACTTGCTCACCGGTGATACTGTCGTGGAGATGCAGTGGTTTCCCCGTCGCAAGCCGCTTACAGTGGTGGCCGGCGTGGATGTGGCGATAGCCATCCTGCAACGGTGTAGCGGCGAGTGGGAAGGCGATGCCTTCATCCCTGCAGGCGACCAATTGGAGATACTGGCGGTGCAAGATGGCGACCTCGCTCCCTACGCCGGCAACCCGATGGAGATTACACCCGTGTTGAAGGTGCGCGGACGCTACCGACACTTCGCCATTCTGGAGACGCCAACGCTGGGGGTGCTCACCCGAGCCAGCCGAATCGCTACCAACACCTACTACCTGATGCAGGCGGCTCGGGGTAAACCGGTGCTTTTCTTCCCCGCTCGCTTTGACCTGCCCGCCACGCAGGCGATAGACGGCTACGCCTATTATATCGGTGTGCAACGGTATAACTACGACTTCGGCGCGAGCACGCTGCCTTTTGTCTCCACCCCCGCGCAAGCCTCGCTGTGGGGCGGACAGGCAGGTGGAACCATTGCACACGCCATGATTGCCTGCTTCCTGGGCGACACGACTGAGCTGATGCTACAGTTCGCCCGAATCCTGCCACCCAGCGTACCCCGCATCGCGCTGGTGGACTTTCACAACGACTGCGTGACTACCTCCTTGCAAGTGGCGCGTGCCTTCTTCGAACGCTACCGACAGGCAGCGGAATCGGGCGACCGGGAAGAAGCCCAGCGATATAAACTGTTTGGCGTTCGCCCCGACACAGGCGGCGAGCTACGTGACCGTAGCCTGCAGCATCTCCCCGACGAACCCACGCTGTACGGTGTCAGCCCTGCGCTGATTCGCGCCTTGCGGGACGCGCTGGACAGCGCGTGGAAAGATTGGAGCCTGTCGGGCGAATGGCGCGAGCGTGCTGCTGAATACTGCCGCCAGATAAAAATCGTGGCAACAGGCGGCTTCAACGTGCAGCGCATCCGGCAGTTCGAGGAGAAAGGCGTGCCGGTAGACATCTATGGCGTCGGCTCTTCTTTCTTCTCGAACAGCTCGGTGGAGGGCACGGTGACCGACTTTACTGCCGACGTGGTGCGCGTGAAGATAGATGAGCGCTGGGTACACATGGCAAAAGAGGGACGCAGAGCCTGCGACAACCCAAACCTGCGGCGCGTGGAGCAGAGATGA
- a CDS encoding alpha-rhamnosidase — MGPSLEQADYAGLVTRAGEITRTMITANDLRCEYLARPMGVDTPQPRLSWALWSRQQGQRQTAYRILVASTSELLERNEADLWDSGKVDSDNTCHIPYEGKPLRSLQRCYWKVRVWDTDGRPSDWSEVSWWEMGILHAQEWRAKWICAPAAEPAPLFRKEFDVAPSLRRARALICGLGYYELYLNGERVGEQVLDPAQTDYEKRAFYVVHDVTHLLRVGKNCVGVMLGNGWYNQCVVWGGMSYGQPVLLLQLVMEYDNGNVQTVCSDGTWKTKPGPVLKNNVYAGEEYDARLKVSGWSEVGLDDSDWQPVRMADSPAQSLQSQMMPPIRRTRTLPTVALSNPQPGVWIFDMGQNFAGWARLRVQAPTGTTITLRFAEALNPDGTLNPESTGVFATHVVQTDRYTCKGEGVEVWEPRFTYHGFRYVEMTGYPGTPTPDMLEGIVVHTAVQPTGTFECSDEMLNRIHRTAIWTQISNLHSIPTDCPHRERCGWLGDAHVSAEMTIYNFEMANFWTKYLEDVETSLTEKGLPTFVAPGKRKIGEASPDWGTAIVQIPWYLYLYYSDMRVLERHYPMMKRWVEHLQSISDGYIVSAGLGDWCAPGSVPGNTPIPITSTAVFYLDAALMAKVASVLGQGEDSRQYSKLAQRIKQAFVERFYDRTNHTFGSQAADALALAWGLAPEGEEQAIADSLARDVMEKHGGHHSTGILGSRHLYWALSEYGHGDVAMTILHQQDYPSIGNLFQMGATTFWEYWGEPRIDEQEGPRSYNHPMQGGFDAWFFYGIAGIRPDEGGTGFKRILLQPQFLPGLNWARASYRSRHGLIASEWYREGNMVRWKVVIPPGVTAVTRLPSLMRELASGEYEFEVIV; from the coding sequence GTGGGACCCTCACTGGAACAAGCCGATTACGCAGGACTGGTAACCCGTGCGGGCGAAATAACCCGTACCATGATAACCGCCAACGACTTGCGTTGTGAATATCTGGCGCGCCCGATGGGAGTGGACACTCCTCAGCCGCGGCTGAGCTGGGCGTTATGGTCGCGTCAACAGGGGCAGCGACAGACCGCTTACCGAATCCTTGTCGCCAGCACCTCTGAGCTGCTGGAGCGCAACGAAGCTGACTTATGGGACAGCGGCAAGGTAGATTCCGACAACACGTGCCATATCCCTTATGAAGGCAAACCTCTGCGCTCATTGCAGCGATGTTACTGGAAGGTACGCGTGTGGGATACGGATGGACGCCCCTCCGACTGGAGTGAGGTCAGCTGGTGGGAGATGGGCATCCTGCACGCACAGGAGTGGCGCGCAAAGTGGATCTGCGCCCCAGCTGCCGAGCCTGCACCTCTGTTTCGCAAAGAGTTTGACGTCGCGCCCAGCTTGCGACGCGCACGCGCCCTGATATGCGGGTTGGGATACTATGAACTGTACCTGAACGGCGAGCGCGTGGGCGAGCAGGTGCTGGATCCCGCCCAAACCGACTACGAGAAGCGAGCGTTTTACGTGGTGCATGATGTGACCCACCTTCTGCGCGTGGGGAAGAACTGCGTGGGCGTGATGCTGGGCAACGGCTGGTACAACCAGTGTGTAGTGTGGGGGGGCATGTCGTATGGACAACCGGTTCTGCTGCTGCAGCTGGTGATGGAATACGACAACGGCAACGTGCAAACAGTTTGCTCTGATGGAACATGGAAAACGAAGCCCGGTCCTGTGCTGAAGAACAATGTGTATGCTGGCGAGGAGTACGATGCCCGTCTGAAGGTATCTGGCTGGAGTGAGGTGGGGCTGGACGATTCAGACTGGCAACCGGTTCGGATGGCGGATAGCCCCGCACAGAGCCTGCAAAGCCAGATGATGCCGCCTATCCGTCGCACGCGCACATTACCTACCGTTGCCCTGAGCAATCCACAGCCCGGCGTGTGGATTTTCGATATGGGGCAGAACTTCGCGGGATGGGCAAGGCTACGGGTGCAGGCGCCTACCGGGACCACCATCACTTTGCGCTTCGCAGAGGCTTTGAACCCCGATGGTACGCTCAACCCGGAGAGCACCGGCGTCTTTGCCACGCACGTGGTACAGACCGACCGCTACACTTGCAAGGGCGAAGGCGTGGAAGTGTGGGAGCCTCGATTTACCTATCACGGCTTTCGCTACGTGGAGATGACCGGCTATCCGGGCACGCCCACGCCCGACATGTTAGAAGGGATAGTCGTACACACTGCCGTGCAGCCCACAGGCACGTTTGAGTGTTCTGATGAAATGCTCAATCGCATCCACCGCACCGCGATATGGACGCAAATCAGCAACCTGCACAGCATCCCCACCGATTGTCCGCATCGCGAGCGTTGCGGCTGGCTAGGCGACGCGCACGTCTCCGCCGAGATGACCATCTACAACTTCGAAATGGCGAACTTCTGGACGAAGTATCTGGAGGACGTCGAAACCTCGCTTACCGAGAAGGGTCTGCCCACCTTCGTCGCGCCCGGAAAGCGCAAAATCGGCGAGGCATCGCCCGATTGGGGAACCGCCATCGTGCAAATTCCCTGGTACCTCTATCTGTACTACAGCGATATGCGTGTACTGGAGCGCCATTACCCGATGATGAAGCGATGGGTGGAGCACCTGCAAAGCATCTCGGACGGCTATATCGTCTCAGCAGGGTTAGGCGACTGGTGCGCACCCGGCTCCGTGCCCGGCAATACTCCCATCCCCATCACTTCCACCGCCGTGTTCTATCTGGATGCAGCGCTGATGGCAAAAGTAGCAAGCGTGCTGGGTCAGGGAGAAGACAGCCGCCAATATAGCAAGTTGGCGCAACGGATTAAGCAGGCGTTTGTGGAGCGGTTTTACGACAGAACGAACCATACCTTCGGCAGTCAAGCGGCAGATGCACTCGCGCTGGCGTGGGGGCTGGCCCCTGAAGGAGAAGAGCAAGCCATTGCCGACAGTCTGGCACGCGATGTGATGGAGAAACATGGGGGCCACCACTCTACGGGTATACTGGGGAGCCGACATCTGTACTGGGCACTGAGCGAGTACGGACATGGCGACGTGGCGATGACCATCCTGCACCAGCAGGATTACCCCAGTATCGGAAACCTCTTCCAGATGGGAGCAACCACCTTCTGGGAGTACTGGGGTGAGCCCCGCATTGATGAGCAGGAGGGACCGCGCTCTTACAACCATCCGATGCAGGGGGGGTTCGATGCGTGGTTCTTCTACGGCATCGCGGGTATCCGCCCCGACGAGGGAGGCACCGGTTTCAAACGCATCCTGCTCCAACCGCAATTCCTACCTGGCTTGAACTGGGCACGGGCAAGTTATCGCTCCAGGCATGGGCTGATTGCCAGCGAGTGGTACAGAGAAGGTAACATGGTGAGGTGGAAGGTGGTCATCCCGCCCGGTGTCACAGCAGTGACTCGCCTACCGTCGCTGATGCGGGAACTCGCGTCGGGGGAGTATGAGTTCGAGGTAATTGTATGA
- a CDS encoding DNA methylase: protein MVGTPARDNAPHDALVAFCAFGKRTIVGQTRGVPTYVNEFWTSKQRQANNLHEIAYRACFKPQLPRFFIDLLTRPGEVVYDPFMGRGTTPLESALMGRIPYGCDVNPLSDILTRPRLNPPRLPQIVQRLSEIDLRRCDHYAEELEAFYHPATLTEICALREYLLQRERAGELDDVDRWIRMVAVNRLTGHSKGFFSVYTLPPNQAVSLESQRKINERLGQTPPRRDVRQIILNKSRSLLHDCNEAVRGQLATVYPQSLLLTRQAHDTPEIPDESVSLVVTSPPFLDVVDYAQDNWLRCWFCGIDPQSVSITMARSVHEWREAMCQVFTELARVLKPDGWIAFEVGEIRGGQIRLEEVVIEAVCGLPLTPEAVVINDQHFTKTAHIWGVSNRSKGTNTNRIVLLRRG from the coding sequence ATGGTGGGGACGCCAGCGCGAGATAATGCCCCGCACGATGCACTGGTTGCTTTTTGCGCTTTCGGCAAACGGACTATTGTGGGACAGACACGCGGTGTCCCCACCTATGTGAACGAGTTCTGGACATCCAAACAGCGTCAGGCGAACAATCTGCACGAGATTGCCTATCGCGCCTGTTTCAAACCCCAATTGCCTCGATTCTTCATAGACCTGCTCACCCGACCGGGTGAGGTAGTATATGACCCCTTCATGGGGCGCGGAACCACGCCTCTCGAATCCGCACTGATGGGGCGTATCCCTTACGGTTGCGATGTGAACCCGCTCAGCGACATCCTGACACGCCCGCGCCTGAACCCGCCGCGACTGCCCCAGATTGTGCAACGTTTGAGCGAGATAGACCTGCGTCGGTGCGATCACTACGCCGAAGAACTGGAGGCCTTCTATCACCCCGCCACGCTCACCGAAATCTGCGCCTTGCGGGAGTACCTGCTGCAACGCGAAAGGGCAGGGGAGCTGGACGACGTAGACCGCTGGATTCGGATGGTGGCGGTCAATCGGCTAACGGGGCACAGTAAGGGCTTTTTCTCGGTGTACACCTTGCCGCCCAATCAGGCGGTGTCCCTCGAGTCACAGCGCAAAATCAACGAGCGATTGGGGCAAACACCACCGCGTCGCGATGTGCGCCAAATCATCCTGAATAAGAGCCGCTCTCTGCTGCACGACTGCAACGAGGCGGTGCGTGGACAGCTCGCTACCGTTTATCCTCAATCGCTGCTGCTCACCCGACAAGCACACGACACGCCGGAGATACCTGACGAGAGCGTTTCGCTGGTGGTAACTTCCCCGCCGTTTCTGGACGTGGTAGACTACGCTCAGGATAACTGGCTGCGCTGCTGGTTCTGCGGGATAGACCCGCAGAGTGTGTCCATCACGATGGCACGCAGTGTGCATGAATGGCGTGAAGCGATGTGTCAGGTCTTCACCGAGCTCGCGCGTGTGCTGAAGCCGGACGGCTGGATAGCCTTCGAGGTAGGAGAAATAAGGGGAGGGCAGATACGGTTGGAAGAGGTAGTCATCGAGGCGGTATGCGGGTTGCCCCTGACGCCTGAGGCGGTAGTGATTAACGATCAGCACTTTACCAAAACGGCGCACATCTGGGGAGTAAGCAACCGATCGAAGGGAACCAACACGAACCGTATCGTTTTACTGCGACGAGGGTAG
- a CDS encoding nucleotidyltransferase — translation MNQQDIRWIQRLTHYRRALAKLQDAVQLARQRPLSELEQQGLIQAFEYTHELAWKTLKDFLESRGVQNLYGSRDTTREAFKQGLLPNGEVWMKMIESRNLTSHTYNESVAQQVVHAVLQHYASEMESLRHRLEQLAYEELSR, via the coding sequence ATGAACCAGCAAGATATTCGCTGGATACAACGGCTCACACACTATCGGCGTGCTCTAGCGAAACTGCAAGACGCTGTACAGCTGGCGCGACAGCGTCCGCTCTCAGAGCTGGAGCAACAGGGACTGATACAGGCTTTTGAGTACACCCACGAACTGGCATGGAAGACGCTGAAGGACTTTCTGGAGAGCCGCGGCGTGCAGAACCTGTATGGCTCTCGGGATACCACCCGCGAGGCGTTTAAACAGGGACTGCTGCCAAACGGCGAGGTCTGGATGAAAATGATAGAAAGCCGTAACCTGACGTCGCACACGTACAACGAGTCGGTAGCACAACAGGTCGTGCACGCCGTGCTGCAGCACTACGCCAGCGAAATGGAGTCACTCAGACACCGATTGGAACAGCTGGCTTACGAGGAGCTGTCCAGATGA
- a CDS encoding cation transporter encodes MSRKVLAATLSVISNSTLVVLKLLVGFLSGSVSIIAEGIHSANDLIASLIALISVRIAELPPDDEHPYGHGKAESISAAAEAILIVGAAVWIVVEAIQKILKPKPVEYLGWGTAAMGMSVLLNVLVSRYLFRVAREEDSPALEADAHHLATDVYTSLGVLVGLAVTWLTGWHIIDPLVAIGVAALILRIGLSLTIKSLHHLMDAQLPTAEVSHIEGILNGETRIHSWHNLRTRKSGNTRHIDLHIVFRTDATLLEAHQVADELEKRIAQELAPAHVVIHVDPYDPAKERPVHSAAQSAALHPPAEDAVEEHSAHKGKGAACH; translated from the coding sequence TTGTCCCGCAAAGTGCTGGCAGCCACATTATCGGTCATTTCTAATAGTACCCTGGTGGTGCTGAAACTGCTGGTGGGCTTTCTGTCGGGGTCTGTTAGCATCATTGCAGAGGGCATCCACTCAGCGAACGACCTCATCGCCTCGCTCATCGCTCTTATCTCGGTTCGCATCGCGGAACTCCCCCCGGATGACGAGCATCCCTACGGGCATGGCAAAGCGGAAAGTATCTCCGCTGCCGCCGAAGCGATACTGATTGTGGGCGCAGCAGTGTGGATTGTGGTGGAGGCAATACAGAAAATACTCAAGCCCAAACCGGTGGAGTATCTCGGCTGGGGTACCGCTGCAATGGGAATGTCTGTGTTGCTGAACGTGCTGGTGTCGCGCTATCTATTTCGTGTAGCACGCGAGGAGGACTCCCCTGCCCTGGAAGCCGACGCCCACCATCTGGCGACCGACGTGTATACCTCGCTGGGAGTACTCGTCGGCTTGGCAGTAACCTGGCTGACCGGTTGGCATATAATAGACCCCCTGGTGGCTATCGGCGTGGCAGCGTTGATTCTGCGCATCGGCTTGAGCCTGACGATAAAATCGCTGCACCACTTAATGGATGCACAGCTGCCGACAGCCGAGGTATCGCACATTGAAGGCATCCTCAACGGCGAAACCCGTATCCATTCGTGGCATAACCTGCGCACGCGCAAATCCGGCAATACACGCCACATTGACCTGCACATCGTTTTTCGTACCGACGCAACCCTGCTGGAAGCCCATCAGGTGGCGGATGAACTAGAGAAGCGCATCGCCCAAGAACTGGCTCCCGCACATGTGGTCATTCACGTTGACCCGTATGACCCTGCAAAGGAACGTCCTGTGCACAGTGCAGCACAGTCTGCTGCTCTGCACCCACCAGCCGAAGATGCTGTAGAGGAGCATTCGGCTCATAAAGGAAAGGGTGCCGCCTGCCACTGA
- the csrA gene encoding carbon storage regulator → MLVLTRKANQSIVIGDEIEVVVLEVRGEQVRIGVRAPKTIAVHRKEIYEQIRQENLNAASVSADDLTNLQTRLAEEDTS, encoded by the coding sequence ATGCTGGTACTTACGCGCAAAGCCAATCAGAGCATAGTAATCGGTGATGAGATCGAGGTGGTTGTGCTGGAGGTGCGAGGTGAACAGGTTCGCATCGGTGTACGGGCACCCAAAACGATCGCTGTGCATCGTAAGGAAATCTACGAGCAGATACGCCAAGAGAACCTGAACGCGGCCTCCGTTTCTGCCGATGACCTCACTAACCTGCAAACACGACTGGCAGAAGAGGACACATCATAG